In Ptiloglossa arizonensis isolate GNS036 chromosome 6, iyPtiAriz1_principal, whole genome shotgun sequence, a single window of DNA contains:
- the Mcm10 gene encoding minichromosome maintenance 10 homolog produces the protein MDNDSDSDVGDILNDLLANDDPEENQKLQPTKILKELDFNFLDGTSEINNETKQITQEHKSEIYDDTLDSSDDEDKRYFEEQKYSNYGRDIKSLLKKDTSKNTENKPLPCKTSQRTFDFSATKQSINANTMPNNSSVISKDVYSDPFFGLRIISPVVSSMELKARMNGKTPVTISRVKYHVTSEKMDNDWVIAGVLINKSLTKTSQKGSLYSIWKISDLSDDMNTICLFMFSNAYKMFWKTTIGTVIGVLNPNVLESKDNTDLATLSIDNPQKIMILGKSKDMGKCRSIKRNGEPCNSIVNTSRCEFCVFHVQHEYKKCSRRSELQAFSNTQKFSVDMLKNKMQQRKPLNNNWSEFNAVVAVKNKRLEEKNAKLLALLSGSEKTKNSTSIKLVDSINCKTVKSTEQQGKSDLQQINQSRGWRAAVLSQSSSNDKDVPFSSALLKSYASKQNVGKKDLSVLSSSPSGPCLGVGCSKGTIDLSAPITRNQINTVKSNAIKWIQENGKIKPKDPNKVRLSKEEKMEKGKKRSRESDICEEQETKKQNVLSDKFKEMMQTKSAHTDLIEKSYEQEKEKYFNKLEMKEKMEEKMLTTYKVSCKAVKCLVCKYTSFSASDMCKEQKHPLRVTDATKRFFKCADCGNRTVSLDRIPSHSCIKCNSSNWTRAAMMDERKTNIHVTTLSIRGDEESHIGSMIKGASLNLLVPDKDD, from the coding sequence ATGGATAACGATAGTGACTCTGATGTGGGTGATATTTTAAACGATCTTTTAGCTAATGATGATCCAGAAGAAAATCAAAAATTACAACCAACAAAAATCCTGAAAGAATTAGATTTTAATTTCTTAGATGGTACATCTGAAATAAACAATGAAACTAAACAAATTACTCAAGAACACAAGAGCGAAATTTATGACGATACCCTTGATTCTTCGGATGATGAAGATAAACGTTATTTTGAGGAGCAGAAATATTCCAATTATGGCCGTGACATAAAATCTTTGCTAAAAAAGGATACATCTAAAAATACTGAAAATAAACCACTACCTTGTAAAACAAGTCAAAGAACATTTGATTTTAGTGCTACAAAACAAAGTATAAATGCAAATACAATGCCTAATAACAGTTCTGTTATATCAAAAGATGTTTATAGCGATCCATTCTTTGGATTAAGAATCATTAGCCCAGTAGTGTCTTCCATGGAATTAAAGGCACGCATGAATGGTAAAACACCAGTGACAATATCAAGAGTTAAATATCATGTTACCTCAGAAAAAATGGATAACGATTGGGTAATTGCAGgagttttaataaataaatctctTACAAAGACTTCTCAAAAAGGAAGTTTATATTCTATATGGAAAATAAGTGATTTATCCGATGATATGAATACAATATGTCTTTTCATGTTTAGTAATGCGTATAAAATGTTCTGGAAAACTACTATTGGAACTGTGATAGGTGTTCTTAACCCCAATGTCCTAGAATCCAAAGATAATACTGACTTGGCCACATTGTCTATTGATAATCCTCAAAAAATAATGATTCTTGGCAAATCTAAAGATATGGGGAAATGTAGATCGATAAAAAGGAATGGTGAACCCTGTAACTCTATTGTAAATACTAGTCGCTGTGAATTCTGTGTATTTCATGTTCAGCATGAATATAAGAAGTGCTCTCGAAGATCAGAACTTCAAGCGTTTAGTAATACACAAAAATTTTCAGTAgatatgttaaaaaataaaatgcaaCAACGAAAACCACTTAATAATAATTGGTCAGAATTTAATGCTGTTGTTGCTGTAAAAAATAAACgcttagaagaaaaaaatgctAAACTTTTAGCATTACTTTCAGGTAGTGAAAAGACTAAAAATTCAACTAGTATTAAATTAGTGGACAGCATAAACTGTAAAACAGTAAAGTCAACAGAACAGCAAGGAAAAAGTGATTTGCAACAGATAAATCAATCAAGGGGTTGGAGAGCTGCTGTACTATCTCAATCATCTTCAAATGACAAAGATGTACCATTTTCATCTGCATTATTAAAATCATATGCCAGTAAACAGAATGTAGGGAAAAAAGATTTGAGCGTGCTCTCCTCTTCACCTTCGGGTCCCTGTTTAGGTGTCGGTTGCTCCAAAGGAACCATAGATTTATCagcaccaataactagaaaccAAATTAACACAGTTAAAAGTAACGCAATTAAATGGATccaagaaaatggaaaaattaaaccTAAAGATCCTAATAAAGTACGCTTAAGTAAAGAAGAAAagatggaaaaaggaaaaaaaagatctAGAGAATCAGACATTTGTGAAgaacaagaaacgaaaaaacaaaatgtattatcagacaaatttaaagaaatgaTGCAAACTAAATCTGCTCATACTGACCTTATTGAAAAGTCTTATGagcaggagaaagaaaaatattttaataagttagaaatgaaagaaaaaatggaGGAGAAGATGTTAACTACTTATAAGGTCTCCTGTAAAGCTGTTAAATGTTTAGTTTGTAAATATACATCATTTTCTGCTTCTGACATGTGTAAAGAACAGAAACATCCATTGCGTGTTACTGATGCAACAAAAAGATTTTTTAAATGCGCAGATTGTGGAAATAGAACAGTAAGTTTAGATAGAATACCTTCGCATAGTTGTATAAAATGCAATAGTTCAAATTGGACAAGAGCTGCAATGATGgatgaaagaaaaacaaatatacATGTTACCACATTGTCTATACGTGGAGATGAAGAATCTCATATAGGATCAATGATTAAAGGTGCCAGTCTTAATCTTTTGGTACCAGATAAAGATGACTAA